In one Flavobacteriales bacterium genomic region, the following are encoded:
- a CDS encoding SDR family oxidoreductase produces MQHETILITGAGGGIGLATVNALLEDEAVRVIAVARDAGHRLSDAVHRHGSDRLRPIDADLSSPDAIERIASAIGPGRLTGLIHNAGVLDRTAMGAHQRARILEVFDINAAVPLLLTQALADRLAGDPPGHVLHISSMGGFQDSAKFPGLVAYSASKAALACMAQCLAEEFKDRGIRSNALALGAVDTGMLRAAFPGYQAPVSAMEMGRFVAWFVRQGYKSFNGKVLPVSLSSP; encoded by the coding sequence ATGCAGCATGAGACCATCCTGATCACCGGTGCCGGCGGCGGCATCGGCCTCGCCACGGTCAACGCGCTGCTCGAAGACGAAGCGGTCCGGGTCATCGCGGTCGCCCGCGATGCCGGTCATCGGCTCAGCGATGCGGTGCACAGGCATGGATCCGATCGCCTGCGGCCGATAGACGCTGACCTCTCCTCCCCGGATGCCATCGAGCGCATTGCGTCGGCCATCGGCCCGGGACGCCTCACCGGGCTGATCCATAATGCCGGGGTGCTCGACCGCACGGCAATGGGCGCGCACCAGCGTGCCCGCATTCTGGAGGTATTCGACATCAATGCGGCCGTCCCACTGCTGCTGACGCAGGCCCTGGCCGACCGCCTTGCCGGTGACCCACCCGGGCACGTTCTGCACATCAGCAGCATGGGCGGGTTCCAGGATAGCGCCAAGTTCCCGGGGCTCGTGGCCTACAGCGCGAGCAAAGCGGCGCTGGCATGCATGGCGCAATGCCTGGCCGAGGAATTCAAGGACCGGGGCATACGGAGCAACGCATTGGCCCTGGGCGCCGTAGACACCGGCATGCTGCGTGCGGCCTTTCCCGGATACCAGGCCCCTGTTTCCGCCATGGAGATGGGGCGCTTCGTGGCGTGGTTCGTCCGGCAGGGGTATAAGTCGTTCAACGGCAAGGTCTTGCCCGTCTCACTGAGTTCGCCCTGA
- a CDS encoding mechanosensitive ion channel family protein codes for MSGLHANGLNDWLSAVAIAAGGWVLGQVVYRVAGRVLGRMARRTATGLDDALVEGLRAPVVVLITVLGVVAAFQRLTFSERAALWMDRVFHVAVALSVTWIAARALDALVREFLLSRERSGDGAGSARLLPSVRTALRVLVWGLGTVVALNNAGYDVGALLAGIGIGGLALALAAQETVANIFGGITIYADKPFEVGDRVRVDAYDGIVEQVGIRSTRIRSLEGPIVVIPNKKFTESIVENVTQEPARRVRHELGLVYETSPDRMQRALEVLREVVMANQQVLEEEHLVCFNAFKEYSLNILFIYYVRKGADIFETQSRVHLEVLRRFNDERLSFAYPTAVELAGEYKP; via the coding sequence ATGAGCGGACTCCACGCGAACGGATTGAACGACTGGCTCTCGGCGGTGGCCATCGCAGCCGGGGGCTGGGTGCTCGGGCAGGTGGTGTACCGGGTTGCGGGACGCGTCCTGGGGCGGATGGCGCGCCGAACGGCCACCGGCCTGGATGATGCGCTCGTGGAGGGGCTGCGCGCTCCGGTGGTGGTGCTCATCACCGTGCTGGGCGTCGTGGCCGCATTCCAGCGCCTCACCTTCTCAGAGCGTGCCGCGCTCTGGATGGACAGGGTCTTCCATGTGGCAGTCGCGCTCTCGGTCACCTGGATCGCCGCGCGCGCACTGGATGCCTTGGTCCGCGAGTTCCTGCTCTCGCGCGAGCGGTCAGGGGACGGCGCTGGCAGCGCGCGGCTGCTGCCATCGGTGCGCACCGCGCTCCGTGTGCTGGTCTGGGGCCTGGGAACGGTGGTGGCCCTGAACAACGCCGGTTATGACGTCGGCGCGCTCCTGGCCGGAATCGGTATCGGCGGCCTGGCCTTGGCGCTGGCGGCGCAGGAGACGGTGGCCAACATCTTCGGCGGCATCACGATCTATGCGGACAAGCCCTTCGAGGTGGGCGACCGCGTGCGGGTGGACGCCTATGACGGGATCGTGGAGCAGGTGGGCATCCGCAGCACCCGCATCCGCTCGCTCGAAGGGCCGATCGTGGTGATCCCGAACAAGAAGTTCACGGAGAGCATCGTGGAGAACGTGACCCAGGAGCCCGCGCGCAGGGTGCGGCACGAACTGGGTCTGGTCTATGAGACCTCGCCCGACCGCATGCAGCGCGCACTGGAAGTGCTGCGTGAGGTGGTCATGGCGAACCAGCAGGTCCTGGAGGAGGAGCATCTGGTCTGCTTCAATGCCTTCAAGGAGTATTCCCTGAACATCCTCTTCATCTATTACGTCCGCAAGGGCGCGGACATCTTCGAGACCCAATCGCGGGTGCACCTGGAGGTGCTGCGCCGGTTCAACGACGAGCGCCTCTCCTTCGCTTATCCAACGGCCGTTGAGCTGGCTGGCGAGTACAAGCCGTAA
- a CDS encoding transglycosylase domain-containing protein: MIKRFRSAMALLAAAVLWFVVITASWVGLMGLVNPPVTWVMAAQARELGGIQRTDRALEEMARAMPLAVISSEDQRFMTHYGFSTEQIKRALGMKEPGFSLIEFLQALFDDERKSKRGRGLKGASTISQQTAKNVFLWPGRTRLRKALEAWFTVLIEALWTKERILEVYLNVAETGKGTFGAEAAAQRCFGRSAAKLSPAQAALITATLPAPRRFSCGAPSGYVQGRQQWVLRQMRNVGDVLDPEVLRRRKEKIEQEEAREAEREARRRRKREGR, translated from the coding sequence GTGATCAAGCGCTTCCGCTCGGCGATGGCCCTCCTCGCCGCTGCCGTCCTCTGGTTCGTCGTCATCACCGCCTCCTGGGTCGGCCTGATGGGGCTGGTGAACCCGCCGGTCACCTGGGTGATGGCGGCCCAGGCGCGCGAGCTGGGCGGCATCCAGCGCACCGACCGCGCGCTCGAGGAAATGGCCAGGGCCATGCCCCTGGCAGTGATCAGCAGTGAGGATCAGCGCTTCATGACGCACTACGGCTTCTCCACCGAGCAGATCAAGCGCGCACTGGGAATGAAGGAACCGGGCTTCTCCCTCATCGAGTTCCTCCAGGCCCTCTTCGACGATGAACGGAAGAGCAAACGGGGGCGGGGATTGAAGGGAGCCAGCACGATCAGCCAGCAAACGGCGAAGAATGTCTTCCTCTGGCCCGGCCGCACCAGGCTGCGCAAGGCGCTCGAGGCATGGTTCACCGTGCTGATCGAGGCACTCTGGACCAAGGAGCGGATCCTGGAGGTGTACCTGAACGTGGCCGAGACGGGCAAGGGCACATTCGGCGCGGAAGCGGCGGCTCAACGCTGCTTCGGTCGCTCCGCCGCCAAGCTGAGCCCCGCGCAGGCCGCCCTCATCACCGCCACCCTGCCGGCGCCGAGGCGCTTCAGCTGCGGGGCGCCATCCGGTTACGTCCAGGGCCGGCAGCAATGGGTGCTGCGGCAGATGCGGAATGTGGGCGATGTGCTCGACCCGGAAGTGCTGCGCCGCCGCAAGGAGAAAATCGAACAGGAAGAGGCCCGCGAGGCAGAACGCGAGGCACGGCGCCGCAGGAAACGCGAAGGACGATAG
- a CDS encoding sigma-70 family RNA polymerase sigma factor codes for MEHANLITRILEGDSRAYGEIVRLYQHMVHSVCMRVLRNAEDAEEATQDAFVKAYQNLDGFGGSAKFSTWLFSIAYRTAISHGRRRRTDGGSLEDLAHHPPAAANPADARHMLREQLDRALALLPADDASILSFYYLEELSVEEIVTITGLGASNVKVRLHRARKKLSEALEKHLGPEAQTLLLNDA; via the coding sequence GTGGAGCACGCCAACCTCATCACACGCATCCTGGAAGGCGATTCCCGCGCCTACGGGGAGATCGTGCGCCTGTACCAGCACATGGTGCATTCCGTGTGCATGCGGGTGCTTCGCAATGCGGAGGATGCTGAGGAAGCCACCCAGGATGCCTTCGTGAAGGCCTACCAGAACCTGGACGGATTCGGCGGGTCGGCCAAGTTCAGCACCTGGCTGTTCAGCATCGCCTACCGCACCGCCATCAGTCACGGCCGGCGGCGACGGACGGACGGCGGTTCGCTCGAGGACCTGGCGCATCACCCTCCCGCAGCAGCAAATCCGGCTGATGCGCGCCATATGCTGCGCGAACAGCTGGACCGTGCCTTGGCGCTGCTTCCGGCCGATGATGCCTCGATACTGAGCTTCTACTACCTTGAGGAACTCAGCGTGGAGGAGATCGTAACCATCACCGGGCTGGGGGCGTCGAATGTGAAAGTGCGGTTGCACCGGGCCCGGAAGAAGCTTTCCGAGGCATTGGAAAAGCACCTTGGCCCCGAAGCGCAGACGTTACTTTTGAACGATGCCTGA
- the tpx gene encoding thiol peroxidase, producing the protein MPQPRFSGQLPTIGASAPALRYVKNDRTEASLADHKGHVVVLLMFPSVDTGVCATETRTFNQKATGLGAKVLSVSADLPFALNRFCAAEGIANVETGSDFRHRDADAWGTRIAEGPMAGVLGRVTFVIDKEGIVRYCEVTPELGAEPDYEAALNAAKALL; encoded by the coding sequence ATGCCCCAACCCAGATTCAGCGGCCAACTGCCGACCATCGGAGCCTCCGCCCCCGCCCTCCGCTATGTGAAGAACGACCGCACCGAAGCCAGCCTCGCCGACCACAAGGGCCATGTTGTTGTGCTGCTGATGTTCCCGAGCGTCGATACCGGGGTCTGCGCCACCGAGACGCGCACCTTCAACCAGAAGGCCACCGGCCTCGGCGCCAAGGTGCTCTCCGTCTCTGCCGACCTCCCCTTCGCGCTCAACCGCTTCTGCGCTGCTGAAGGGATCGCCAACGTGGAGACCGGCAGCGATTTCCGGCACCGCGATGCGGATGCCTGGGGCACGCGCATCGCAGAGGGGCCCATGGCCGGTGTGCTCGGCCGCGTCACCTTCGTGATCGACAAGGAGGGTATCGTGCGCTACTGCGAGGTGACGCCCGAGCTGGGTGCTGAGCCCGACTACGAGGCCGCCCTCAATGCCGCGAAGGCGCTGCTCTGA
- the purL gene encoding phosphoribosylformylglycinamidine synthase subunit PurL — MATTTHNPDTAPAGVDTAKKLGLLPEEYDKITAILGRQPNFTELSIYSAMWSEHCSYKNSIKQLKTLPRSGPKLLAEAGQENAGLVDIGDGWACAFKIESHNHPSAIEPYQGAATGVGGINRDIFTMGARPIAQLNSLRFGDISKESRSRWHMRGVVKGIGDYGNAFGVPVLGGEVYFDPCYTTNPLVNAMSVGIVRTDRVISATSHGAGNPVFIVGSSTGKDGIHGASFASKDITETSMDDLPAVQVGDPFMEKLLLEASLELAQTDAIIGMQDMGAAGITCSTSEMSAKGEAGMDIHLDRVPTRQEGMRAWEILLSESQERMLVVVKKGREAEVKAIFDKWDLNCVEIGTVTEGGTLRYYMHGELIAEVPAESLVLGGGAPVYTREQKEPAYIAENRKFRIEDVDEPADLKSVAFALLASPNIASKRWVSEQYDTMVRTNNMSTNAPSDAGLVLVRETGKGLAVTVDCNGRYVHADPCTGAMIAVSEAARNIACTGGEPCGVTNCLNFGNPYDPEVYWQFAQAIKGMGDACRALDTPVTGGNVSFYNHTVTEKSNIPVFPTPTIGMVGIVPDVNKRMSLDFKAKGDLIFLLGKVVDDIASSEYLVRIHGIERSPAPYFSIDEEKRLHTMLLMLIRKGLINAAHDVSDGGLWVTLAEMAMPRSLGFDIVTDSVVREDAFLFGEAQGRAVVTVPQEHEDAFLDLMAQSRVPSMLLGHVTQGKLMVDGSSFGAVADAIRTYEEAIPRIMREP, encoded by the coding sequence ATGGCCACCACCACCCACAATCCCGACACCGCGCCCGCCGGCGTCGACACGGCGAAGAAGCTCGGCCTCCTGCCCGAGGAGTACGACAAGATCACCGCGATCCTGGGCCGGCAGCCCAACTTCACCGAGCTGAGCATCTACAGTGCCATGTGGAGCGAGCACTGCTCCTACAAGAATTCCATCAAGCAGCTCAAGACCCTGCCCCGCAGCGGACCGAAGCTGCTGGCCGAGGCGGGCCAGGAGAATGCCGGCCTGGTGGACATCGGCGACGGCTGGGCCTGCGCCTTCAAGATCGAGAGCCACAACCACCCCAGCGCCATCGAGCCCTACCAAGGTGCGGCCACCGGCGTGGGCGGCATCAACCGCGACATTTTTACCATGGGCGCCCGGCCCATCGCGCAGCTCAACAGCCTGCGCTTCGGCGACATCAGCAAGGAAAGCCGCAGCCGCTGGCACATGCGCGGCGTGGTGAAGGGCATCGGCGACTACGGCAATGCCTTCGGCGTGCCCGTGCTCGGCGGCGAGGTCTACTTCGACCCCTGCTACACCACCAACCCGCTGGTGAACGCCATGAGCGTGGGCATCGTCCGCACCGACCGCGTGATCAGCGCCACCAGCCACGGCGCAGGCAACCCCGTGTTCATCGTGGGCAGCAGCACAGGCAAGGACGGCATCCATGGCGCCAGCTTCGCCAGCAAGGACATCACCGAGACCAGCATGGACGACCTGCCGGCCGTGCAGGTGGGCGACCCCTTCATGGAGAAGCTGCTGCTCGAAGCCTCGCTCGAACTGGCGCAGACCGATGCCATCATCGGCATGCAGGACATGGGCGCGGCGGGCATCACCTGCAGCACCAGTGAGATGAGCGCCAAGGGCGAGGCGGGCATGGACATCCACCTGGACCGCGTGCCCACCCGGCAGGAAGGCATGCGCGCGTGGGAAATCCTCCTCAGCGAGAGCCAGGAGCGCATGCTGGTGGTGGTGAAGAAGGGCCGGGAGGCCGAGGTGAAGGCCATCTTCGACAAGTGGGACCTGAACTGCGTGGAGATCGGCACCGTGACCGAGGGCGGCACCCTGCGCTACTACATGCACGGCGAGCTCATCGCCGAAGTGCCCGCCGAGAGCCTGGTGCTGGGCGGCGGCGCTCCGGTGTACACCCGCGAGCAGAAGGAGCCGGCCTACATCGCGGAGAACAGGAAGTTCAGGATCGAGGACGTGGATGAGCCCGCTGACCTGAAGTCGGTGGCCTTTGCGCTCCTGGCCAGCCCCAACATCGCCAGCAAGCGCTGGGTGAGCGAGCAGTACGACACCATGGTGCGCACCAACAACATGAGCACCAACGCCCCCAGCGATGCGGGCCTGGTGCTGGTGCGCGAGACCGGCAAGGGCCTCGCCGTCACGGTTGATTGCAACGGCCGCTACGTGCACGCCGACCCCTGCACCGGCGCCATGATCGCCGTGAGCGAGGCCGCGCGCAACATCGCCTGCACCGGCGGTGAGCCCTGCGGCGTCACCAACTGCCTCAACTTCGGCAATCCCTACGACCCCGAGGTGTACTGGCAGTTCGCGCAGGCCATCAAGGGCATGGGCGATGCCTGCCGCGCGCTCGATACGCCCGTCACCGGAGGCAATGTGAGCTTCTACAACCATACGGTGACGGAGAAGAGCAACATCCCCGTCTTCCCCACGCCCACCATCGGCATGGTCGGCATCGTGCCCGATGTCAACAAGCGCATGAGCCTCGACTTCAAGGCCAAGGGCGACCTCATCTTCCTGCTCGGGAAGGTGGTGGACGACATCGCCAGCAGCGAGTACCTCGTCCGCATCCACGGCATCGAGCGCTCGCCGGCGCCCTACTTCAGCATCGACGAGGAGAAGCGCCTGCACACCATGCTGCTCATGCTCATCCGCAAGGGCCTGATCAACGCCGCCCACGACGTGAGCGACGGCGGCCTGTGGGTGACCCTCGCCGAGATGGCCATGCCGCGCAGCCTCGGCTTCGACATCGTCACCGACAGCGTGGTCAGGGAGGATGCCTTCCTCTTCGGCGAGGCGCAGGGCCGCGCCGTGGTGACCGTGCCGCAGGAGCACGAGGATGCCTTCCTCGACCTCATGGCGCAGAGCCGTGTGCCCAGCATGCTGCTCGGCCACGTGACCCAGGGCAAGCTCATGGTCGATGGCAGCTCTTTCGGTGCCGTGGCCGATGCCATCCGCACCTACGAGGAGGCCATTCCCCGGATCATGCGCGAACCATAG
- a CDS encoding Lacal_2735 family protein gives MFNPFRKRTARERLQAEYRKLLEESFRLSTTDRRASDLKRAEAEAVLQRLEALPKS, from the coding sequence ATGTTCAATCCATTCAGGAAGAGGACCGCGCGCGAGCGCTTGCAGGCCGAGTACCGGAAGCTGCTGGAAGAGTCGTTCCGCCTGAGCACCACCGACCGCCGGGCCAGCGACCTGAAGCGCGCCGAGGCGGAGGCGGTGCTGCAGCGCCTCGAAGCCCTGCCGAAGTCCTGA